The DNA window AGGCCGTCGATGACCGTGCCCTCGTCCGGCCGGACGTGCCGGGCCAGCGACGCACGCAGCTCGTCGAATCCCATGCCCGTGATTCCATCACGAACTGTGGAGGATCAGGCAAGAAGCGAGGAGCTTCGTTCTACCGTTCGCCGAGGTCAAGCGATGGAATGAGAGCACCTGATCGGCGGCGGCCCGCCGCCTGACAGGAGGAAGATGCATCACCCTCCGACGACCGAGGAGCTCTTGTGACGATCCGATACGGGTTCAACGCCACCCTGACCGCCAGGCCCGGCATGGGGGAGCGGCTGGCCGGCCTGCTGCTGACCGCCCTGGACGAGGACGGCCCCGCCGCGAGCGAGCACTGCCTGGTCTACCTCGTCTGCCGGTCGGCCTCCGACCCCGACGTCGTCCACGTCACCGAGGGCTGGACCGGCGAGGCGGAGCACCGCCAGGTCTTCGCCGGTCCCGCCGCCCAGGCCCTCGTCTCCCGGATCGAGGAGCTGCTCGCCGCGCAGGCCCCGTACACCGACTACGTGCCCGTCGGCGGCAAGGCCGCCTTCTGACCACCTCCTCTGCCTCTTCCTCGGAAGGAACCCCACCATGTCGTCCCTCTCCCGCCCCGCCCTCGACCCCGAGCTCGGCGCCCTGCTCACCGGCATGCCGCTCGTCCAGGAGATCACCCCGGGGATCCTCGCGCAGCTGCGCGCGATCCCCGCGCCGCCGGTCGAGCCCCTGCTGCGCGGCCGCGCCGTCGACCGGCGCGACGTCACCGTCCCAGGCGCCGGCGGCGCGCCGATCCCGCTCACGGTCCTCACCCCGGCCGGCGCCGCGCCAGGAGCGCCGTGCGTCTACTGGATGCACGGCGGCGGAATGATCATGGGGGACCGGTTCTCGCAGCTCGACATCCCCCTCGAATGGCTCGACCGGCTCGGCGCGGTCGTCGTCACCGTCGGCTACCGGCTCGCTCCCGAGGCCGGCGGCGCCATCCCCGTAGAGGACTGCTACGAGGGCCTGCGGTGGGTCGCCGGCCACGCCGCCGGCCTCGGCATCGACCCCGGCCGCGTCGTCGTCGCCGGAGCCAGCGCCGGCGGCGGGCTCGCCGCGGGCGTCACCCTCATGGCCCGCGACCGCGGCGCTCCCGCGATCGCCGCCCAGGTCCTCATCTGTCCCATGCTCGACCACCGCAACGCCACCACCTCCAGCCGCCAGTACGCCGGCGAGCCCGGCGTGTGGACCCGCGAGACCAACGCGTTCGCCTGGGACGCCGTTCTCGGCGGCCTCGACGGCGACGAGGTCCCCGCCCGCGTCTCGCCCGCCACGGCGGACGACCTGTCCGGGCTGCCTCCCGCGTACGTCGACGCGGGCTCCGCCGAGGTCTTCCGCGACGAGGACGTGGAGTACGCCACCCGCATCTGGGCCGCGGGCGGCCAGGCGGAGCTCCACGTGTGGGCGGGCGGCTTCCACGGCTTCGACGCGCTCTTCCCCGAGGCCGCGCTGTCCGCGGCCGCCCGGCGGGCCCGTACGGACTGGCTGGCCCGCACCCTCGGGCTGTAGGGCTACGGCCGGCAGGCGGCGGTGGCGAGGTCCCAGAGGCGGCCGGCGGCGTCCGGGTCCACGGACGCCGACGTGGAGGCCCCGCCTTCAAACGCCGCCTCGGCGTCTCACCCCGCGACTACCGCCGCCGCACCGGACCCGCCTGACCGTCACGGGGCCTGGCCGAGCGTGAGCCGCCGGTTGACCGCGCGGACCAGGTCCTCCGGCAGTTTGAGCACCTCCCGGTCGTAGGTGAGCAGGCCGTTCAGCTCGTCCTCGACGTCGGAGAGCTGGGTGTAGACGGTGGCGCTCAGGCCGCGCCGGATCGCCGGGACGATCTGCTCGGCGTGCAGCCGGGCGAACGCGGCCCCGAGCCGTTCGGGGGTGTCGTAGCGCCGGTAGCCGAAGTTGCGGTCGTTGAAGGTGTGGCCGTCGACCCGCAGGCCGTACCCGCCGTACTCCGACAGCACCAGCACCCGCCGGTCACGCCGGCGGCGCGGCGCGCGGAAACGACGGAAGTAGACGTGCAGGCTCCGCAGGTCGCCCGCGCCCTGGTCGTGCCATCCGCTGGCGTGGTCGACGGTCCTGGTCGGGTCGAGCGCGGCCAGCTCCCCGGCGACGCGGGCCGCGTCGAACTGCCCCCAGCCCTCGTTGAACGGCACCCAGACGGCGAGGCTCACCACGTTGCGCAGGTGCTCGACCGTCTCGCGCAGCTCGGCCAGGAACCGCTCCCTGTGCGGCCGGCCGAACCAGCGGTCGGTCAGGTGGAACGGGACGAACGCCGGAGCGGTGACGAGCAGCGGGTGGTAGCGGCCCCCGCCGTTGACCATGTCCTGCCAGACGAGCATGCCGAGCCGGTCGCAGTGGTAGTACCAGCGCAGCGGCTCGATCTTGATGTGCTTGCGCAGCATGGTGAAGCCGAGCCGCTTCATGGTGACGATGTCGTGGATCATGGCCTCGTCGGACGGCGGCGTGTACATGCCGTCGGACCAGTAGCCCTGGTCCAGCACCCCGGCGTGGAAGTAGGGGCGGCCGTTGAGCAGCAGCCGGGGCACCCCGCCGGCGTCCGTCCCCACCCCGAACGAGCGCATGCCCACGTAGCTCCGCACCCGGTCGGCGCCCAGCTCCACGGTGACGTCGTACAGGAAGGGGTCCTCCGGGCTCCACGGCCGGACGTCCGGGATCGGGACGCGCACCGGCCGCCCGGCGGGGGCGGTGGCGCGGGCGACGACGGACCCGGCGGCCAGGATCTCGACGCTCGCCTCGCCCTCGGCGGCGTGCACGGTCACCTCGACGCAGGACTCGGCCAGGTGCGGGGTGAGGGTGAGCCGCTCCACGTGCACGTCGGGCACCCGCTCGGCCCACACGGTCTGCCAGATGCCGGACTGCGGGGTGTACCAGATGCCGCCCCGTTCCAGTTTCTGCTTGCCGCGCGCGTGCGGGACGGTGTCGGTGTCGTCGCGCACCGCGACGGTCAGCACGTTCTCGCCGTCGCGCAGGGCGGCGGTGACGTCGCAGCTGAACGGCAGGTAGCCGCCGGTGTGCGCGCCCACCTCGACGCCGTTGAGCAGCACCCGGCAGGTCTGGTCCACGGCGCCGAAGTGCAGCAGCACCCG is part of the Nonomuraea coxensis DSM 45129 genome and encodes:
- a CDS encoding putative quinol monooxygenase; translation: MTIRYGFNATLTARPGMGERLAGLLLTALDEDGPAASEHCLVYLVCRSASDPDVVHVTEGWTGEAEHRQVFAGPAAQALVSRIEELLAAQAPYTDYVPVGGKAAF
- a CDS encoding alpha/beta hydrolase, whose translation is MSSLSRPALDPELGALLTGMPLVQEITPGILAQLRAIPAPPVEPLLRGRAVDRRDVTVPGAGGAPIPLTVLTPAGAAPGAPCVYWMHGGGMIMGDRFSQLDIPLEWLDRLGAVVVTVGYRLAPEAGGAIPVEDCYEGLRWVAGHAAGLGIDPGRVVVAGASAGGGLAAGVTLMARDRGAPAIAAQVLICPMLDHRNATTSSRQYAGEPGVWTRETNAFAWDAVLGGLDGDEVPARVSPATADDLSGLPPAYVDAGSAEVFRDEDVEYATRIWAAGGQAELHVWAGGFHGFDALFPEAALSAAARRARTDWLARTLGL
- a CDS encoding glycoside hydrolase family 2 protein, which codes for MSMLTRWGRDLDPDEVLPEYPRPQLVRDSYLNLNGRWDYAITGGDAEPAAYDGRIVVPFSPEAELSGVGRQLMPGQTLWYRRALVLPGGFGTGGRVLLHFGAVDQTCRVLLNGVEVGAHTGGYLPFSCDVTAALRDGENVLTVAVRDDTDTVPHARGKQKLERGGIWYTPQSGIWQTVWAERVPDVHVERLTLTPHLAESCVEVTVHAAEGEASVEILAAGSVVARATAPAGRPVRVPIPDVRPWSPEDPFLYDVTVELGADRVRSYVGMRSFGVGTDAGGVPRLLLNGRPYFHAGVLDQGYWSDGMYTPPSDEAMIHDIVTMKRLGFTMLRKHIKIEPLRWYYHCDRLGMLVWQDMVNGGGRYHPLLVTAPAFVPFHLTDRWFGRPHRERFLAELRETVEHLRNVVSLAVWVPFNEGWGQFDAARVAGELAALDPTRTVDHASGWHDQGAGDLRSLHVYFRRFRAPRRRRDRRVLVLSEYGGYGLRVDGHTFNDRNFGYRRYDTPERLGAAFARLHAEQIVPAIRRGLSATVYTQLSDVEDELNGLLTYDREVLKLPEDLVRAVNRRLTLGQAP